A region from the Stygiolobus caldivivus genome encodes:
- a CDS encoding GTPBP1 family GTP-binding protein codes for MKYPKENDIGKIEYKLLINSKDEDRLQTLATQMKYRLEEGGGEAFYVIGVSDDGEVLGLPKEELEKSIETLDKIANAVNAKVVHKRVVEVKKGRFIGEILVRLFKDKIPVQVNVAVMGHVNAGKSTLTGALILGKLDDGNGTLRAMVARHVHEVLTGRTSSITLRLLGFNDNGKIVNWDLRDPLDEAEVTLKSTKIVRLIDLGGHERYLRTTLKGLLGYEVDYVMLVVGTDDGLSAMGKEHLAIASILKFPVFIVVTKIDKYDEKRVQDIVNDIKNVLKIPGINRLVMEVESEEDLLNAVLAMRTKRVVPIFKVSNVTGKGLDLLTKFLNILPPKPKVTKEDSQPPLVYIDEIYNVSGVGTVVLGSVIRGNVKINDSCYIGPTKLGEFKIVKIKSIQLNRVFVDSVNSGCIATFAVQGVEKENLRKGMVITAEKPKSYKRFKARIVVLHHPTTIREGYVATLHLYTIRQAVRFLKISSQYLRTGDSAEVIMEFLYRPEYIEKGQIFVFREGRTRGLGIITELLE; via the coding sequence ATGAAGTATCCTAAAGAAAACGACATAGGAAAAATAGAGTACAAATTGTTAATAAACAGCAAGGATGAAGATAGGTTACAGACTCTTGCTACACAGATGAAATACAGGCTTGAGGAGGGCGGTGGAGAAGCGTTTTACGTCATAGGTGTAAGCGACGACGGAGAAGTCTTAGGGTTACCTAAAGAGGAACTCGAAAAAAGTATAGAAACTTTGGATAAGATCGCTAATGCAGTCAACGCTAAGGTTGTACACAAGAGAGTAGTTGAGGTGAAGAAAGGGCGATTTATAGGTGAAATACTGGTCAGGCTCTTCAAAGATAAAATACCCGTACAAGTCAATGTAGCTGTAATGGGTCACGTGAACGCAGGTAAAAGTACACTTACGGGAGCACTAATATTGGGTAAACTGGACGACGGAAACGGGACTCTGAGGGCCATGGTAGCCAGGCACGTACATGAAGTTCTAACTGGGAGGACATCGTCAATCACATTAAGGCTTTTAGGCTTTAACGACAACGGGAAAATAGTAAACTGGGACTTAAGAGACCCTTTAGATGAGGCAGAAGTAACACTAAAGAGTACAAAGATAGTGAGGCTTATAGACTTAGGAGGCCATGAAAGGTATTTAAGGACTACACTAAAGGGCTTACTAGGCTATGAAGTAGACTACGTAATGCTGGTAGTGGGCACAGACGATGGACTTTCAGCCATGGGGAAGGAACACTTAGCAATAGCGTCAATCCTGAAGTTCCCCGTGTTCATAGTCGTTACTAAAATAGACAAATATGACGAAAAACGGGTACAAGATATAGTAAATGATATAAAGAACGTGTTGAAGATCCCCGGTATAAATAGGTTGGTAATGGAGGTTGAGTCGGAGGAAGACCTATTAAACGCCGTCTTAGCAATGAGGACTAAGAGGGTAGTACCTATCTTTAAAGTATCGAATGTGACAGGGAAGGGCTTGGACTTGCTCACAAAGTTCCTTAACATTTTACCGCCTAAGCCGAAGGTGACTAAGGAAGACAGCCAGCCTCCCTTAGTCTACATTGACGAGATATATAATGTAAGCGGTGTTGGTACTGTAGTCCTTGGGTCAGTAATACGAGGGAACGTAAAGATAAATGACAGCTGTTATATAGGACCTACTAAACTGGGAGAGTTTAAGATAGTTAAAATAAAGTCTATTCAGTTAAATAGAGTGTTCGTGGACTCAGTAAACTCTGGTTGTATAGCGACTTTTGCTGTCCAAGGGGTAGAAAAGGAAAACCTCAGAAAAGGCATGGTCATTACTGCTGAGAAACCAAAAAGTTACAAGAGATTTAAAGCCAGGATAGTAGTCCTTCACCACCCAACCACCATCAGGGAAGGGTATGTAGCGACTTTACACCTATACACTATAAGGCAAGCAGTAAGGTTCCTCAAGATATCATCTCAGTACCTTAGAACAGGGGACTCAGCAGAAGTAATTATGGAATTCTTATATAGACCAGAATACATAGAGAAGGGGCAAATATTTGTCTTTAGGGAAGGGAGGACTAGGGGGTTAGGTATTATAACAGAGTTGCTTGAATAA
- a CDS encoding SRPBCC domain-containing protein: MKISGEVDIKNVDRAEKFLSSYENLINCLPGVTEVKGREFSAKVKIGFLSLEAKGEVKFYDFKGNMSTSIIEVKGVGVNSTITSKVKIVGNKLLYEVDYEAQVNIKGLEKIVEKQANKISEEIITCTKQRINEG, from the coding sequence TTGAAGATAAGCGGAGAGGTAGACATTAAGAATGTAGATAGAGCGGAAAAGTTTCTAAGCTCTTATGAGAACTTAATAAATTGTCTACCCGGCGTAACGGAGGTCAAAGGTAGGGAATTCTCGGCTAAAGTTAAGATAGGCTTTTTGAGCCTTGAAGCTAAGGGTGAGGTTAAGTTTTATGATTTCAAGGGTAATATGTCGACATCAATTATTGAGGTAAAAGGAGTAGGAGTTAACTCGACTATAACCAGTAAGGTTAAGATAGTAGGTAATAAATTATTATATGAAGTGGACTACGAAGCTCAAGTAAATATAAAGGGCCTGGAGAAGATAGTGGAAAAGCAAGCAAATAAAATATCAGAGGAGATAATTACGTGTACTAAACAGAGAATTAATGAGGGTTGA
- a CDS encoding CoxG family protein encodes MKYEGEIPVQIDSEQLWNFIVNPERMASCFPGIKTFTKEGDEYKVVGTAGIGFIKGEYKAVVKFLDIDTQKKTLNLVAKGNGLNSNVDISALIQVLDNPVRLKYSADVKVGGVIASIGARLMDSAVGKIVNDLFECVKTKVK; translated from the coding sequence GGAGATCCCGGTTCAGATTGATTCTGAACAACTATGGAACTTTATAGTTAACCCTGAGAGAATGGCGTCTTGTTTCCCGGGGATAAAGACATTTACTAAGGAGGGCGATGAATATAAGGTAGTGGGGACAGCAGGCATAGGATTTATAAAGGGAGAATATAAGGCTGTAGTAAAATTTTTGGATATAGACACGCAGAAGAAGACGCTAAACCTTGTGGCTAAGGGGAATGGACTAAATAGTAACGTTGATATCTCGGCCCTGATACAAGTCCTAGATAACCCGGTCAGGCTTAAGTATTCAGCGGACGTAAAGGTAGGCGGTGTAATCGCTTCCATAGGAGCGAGGTTAATGGATTCAGCTGTAGGGAAAATAGTTAATGACTTATTTGAATGCGTGAAGACGAAGGTGAAATAA